The following are from one region of the Lonchura striata isolate bLonStr1 chromosome 26, bLonStr1.mat, whole genome shotgun sequence genome:
- the LOC110469539 gene encoding LOW QUALITY PROTEIN: ras-related protein Rab-42-like (The sequence of the model RefSeq protein was modified relative to this genomic sequence to represent the inferred CDS: inserted 1 base in 1 codon) — METVTDFPQDPDSEGHFQFCVIVLGDTAVGKSSLLHCFAHGPGGGPAGAATTSPTVGVEFYSWTILMPPIVKAKLQLWDMAGQERFRSITRSFYQSAAGVLLVFDLTNWSSFEHIPEWYHEAGGDQLPAFVLVGHKCDLVAEQAVSAEEAGHLAATXGMVFVETSAFSNLNVKLAFQTLAGGIQQALGRGILAPHQGYDGVRLCPNQSHGTPNCGDASLSTQHLQPLGDYGAGSPTWAWVYFKP; from the exons ATGGAGACAGTAACAGATTTCCCCCAGGACCCTGACTCCGAGGGACACTTCCAGTTCTGTGTCATCGTGCTGGGGGACACAGCCGTGGGCAAGTCCTCACTCCTGCACTGCTTTGCTCATGGGCCAGGTGGGGGTCCTGCTGGGGCAGCCACCACTAGCCCCACCGTCGGTGTCGAGTTCTACAGCTGGACTATCCTGATGCCACCCATTGTCAAGGccaagctgcagctctgggacatGGCTGGTCAGGAGCGGTT CAGATCCATCACCAGGTCCTTCTATCAGAGTGCAGCGGGGGTGCTGCTGGTGTTTGACCTCACCAACTGGTCATCTTTTGAGCACATTCCTGAGTGGTATCATGAGGCTGGGGGGGACCAGCTGCCTGCCTTTGTCCTGGTGGGACACAAGTGTGACCTGGTGGCTGAGCAAGCCGTGTCAGCAGAGGAAGCTGGACACCTCGCTGCCA CTGGCATGGTCTTTGTGGAGACCTCGGCCTTCAGCAACCTCAACGTGAAGTTGGCCTTCCAGACACTGGCTGGGGGTATCCAGCAGGCACTGGGCAGGGGAATCCTTGCCCCACACCAGGGATATGATGGCGTCAGGCTCTGCCCCAACCAGAGTCATGGGACCCCAAATTGTGGGGATGCTTCTCTCTCCacccagcacctgcagccctTAGGTGATTATGGGGCTGGGTCTCCCACCTGGGCTTGGGTTTATTTCAAACCTTAA
- the LOC110469538 gene encoding ras-related protein Rab-39B has product MEPRWQYQFRVIMLGDSTVGKSSLLRCYTEGVFLDTVNQTVGVDFYVQFVELEPGLQVKLQFWDTAGQERFRSVTRSYYRNSAGGMLLFDITNRTSFESIRRWHQEVTDTIQPFRMVFLLVGHKSDLAGQRQVGQREAEKLAASLGVQYVETSAKDASNVVQAFQMLTVAIYQALQMGRLVASEAWDGVKSSSPLPVLLKAQALEKEEKRKRCSC; this is encoded by the exons ATGGAGCCACGGTGGCAGTACCAGTTCCGGGTAATCATGCTGGGGGACTCGACAGTGGGGAAATCTTCACTGTTGCGGTGCTACACCGAGGGTGTCTTCCTGGACACTGTCAACCAGACGGTGGGGGTGGACTTCTACGTCCAATTTGTGGAgctggagccagggctgcaAGTGAAGCTGCAGTTCTGGGACACAGCCGGGCAGGAGAGATTCAG gtCTGTGACTCGCTCCTATTACCGCAACTCTGCTGGGGGGATGCTGCTTTTCGACATCACCAACCGCACGTCCTTTGAGAGCATTCGGCGATGGCACCAGGAGGTGACTGACACAATTCAGCCCTTCCGAATGGTCTTCCTGCTGGTGGGGCACAAGAGTGACCTGGCTGGGCAGCGCCAGGTGGGCCAGAGGGAGGCAGAGAAGTTGGCGGCCTCACTGGGTGTCCAGTATGTGGAGACTTCAGCCAAAGACGCTTCCAATGTGGTGCAGGCCTTCCAGATGCTGACGGTGGCCATTTACCAAGCGCTGCAGATGGGGCGGTTGGTGGCCAGCGAGGCGTGGGACGGGGTAAAGAGCAGCAGCCCACTGCCAGTACTGCTCAAGGCTCAGGCactggagaaggaggagaagcgGAAGAGATGCTCATGCTAG
- the TAF12 gene encoding transcription initiation factor TFIID subunit 12 isoform X1 codes for MNQFGPSALINLSNFSSIKPEPGSTPPQSSMANSTTVAKMPGTPSGGGRLSPESNQVLTKKKLQDLVREVDPNEQLDEDVEEMLLQIADDFIESVVTAACQLARHRKSNTLEVKDVQLHLERQWNMWIPGFGSEEIRPYKKACTTEAHKQRMALIRKTTKK; via the exons ATGAACCAGTTTGGCCCTTCTGCCTTGATCAACCTCTCCAACTTCTCCTCGATCAAGCCAGAACCAGGCAGCACCCCCCCACAGAGCTCCATGGCCAACAGCACCACTGTGGCAAAGATGCCAGGGACGCCCAGTGGAGGAGGGCGGCTCAGTCCTGAAAGCAACCAG GTTTTAACCAAGAAGAAATTGCAGGACCTGGTGCGTGAGGTGGATCCGAACGAACAGCTGGATGAAGATGTGGAAGAA ATGCTGCTACAGATCGCTGATGACTTCATTGAGAGTGTGGTGACAGCTGCCTGCCAGCTTGCACGGCATCGCAAGTCCAACACTCTGGAAGTCAAAGATGTCCAGTTGCACCTTG AGCGCCAGTGGAACATGTGGATCCCAGGCTTTGGTTCTGAGGAGATCAGGCCCTACAAAAAAGCCTGCACTACAGAAGCTCACAAACAG AGAATGGCACTGATCCGCAAAACTACCAAGAAATAG
- the TAF12 gene encoding transcription initiation factor TFIID subunit 12 isoform X2 encodes MNQFGPSALINLSNFSSIKPEPGSTPPQSSMANSTTVAKMPGTPSGGGRLSPESNQMLLQIADDFIESVVTAACQLARHRKSNTLEVKDVQLHLERQWNMWIPGFGSEEIRPYKKACTTEAHKQRMALIRKTTKK; translated from the exons ATGAACCAGTTTGGCCCTTCTGCCTTGATCAACCTCTCCAACTTCTCCTCGATCAAGCCAGAACCAGGCAGCACCCCCCCACAGAGCTCCATGGCCAACAGCACCACTGTGGCAAAGATGCCAGGGACGCCCAGTGGAGGAGGGCGGCTCAGTCCTGAAAGCAACCAG ATGCTGCTACAGATCGCTGATGACTTCATTGAGAGTGTGGTGACAGCTGCCTGCCAGCTTGCACGGCATCGCAAGTCCAACACTCTGGAAGTCAAAGATGTCCAGTTGCACCTTG AGCGCCAGTGGAACATGTGGATCCCAGGCTTTGGTTCTGAGGAGATCAGGCCCTACAAAAAAGCCTGCACTACAGAAGCTCACAAACAG AGAATGGCACTGATCCGCAAAACTACCAAGAAATAG
- the LOC110469536 gene encoding discoidin, CUB and LCCL domain-containing protein 1 has product MRAGGGAAPGALALVLVLVCRCLLLSPLGLHSAGAQDGNGCGHTLLTPHSGTLSSKNYPGTYPNHTMCCWRLQAPPGTSLLLAFGDVDLEPSEHCAHSSLLLTDPQTGTVYGPYCRNSIPSAPLLMTNSSTVTVLFNSTSHRSGRGFLVSYATSQHPDLISCLVRGTHYTQEHISVYCPAGCKDIHGDIWGNPNQGYRDTSVLCKAAVHAGVIADELGGQVTLSREKGITLYESAFANGLRSKRGSLSEKRLVFHKACDDVLDVVTFNASSWWHEVDVLGQDRAWVAKQAALSTTGHSWAAEPGAEAAWLELDLGTRRNVTGIITKGSSEQHDYYVTSYRVSSSRDGKNWRPYRGSRGQEDKVFEGNADSQGEVSNVFIPPIIARYIRITPHSWHQRVALKVALVGCQLARVRVPHPYVPSVPKEVLEPTSHPASHTPIPGITLDPEKAGSTLLVMLLIGGFVFLCSCLLLLAFLCHRKRKSAVELNCGITKGYPMLESSQVCSLQSLPAPSLVSFTMAPTPGDLSWTHSPGYTEPDLVQVSPSSQTGPSTFKPLLEEGYTLPLVLNHYDIPGKHHEYAEPLPPEPEYAMPFSELEPTGMRHSTCIIAGPAGCSPVPYQTPALQPGELLAGVERTGSPSSEGSCGLPRHCPLAHVYHEAL; this is encoded by the exons atgcgggcgggcggcggggcggccccgggggcgCTGGCGCTGGTGCTGGTCCTAGTCTGCCGCTGCCTCCTGCTCAGCCCTTTGGGTCTGCACTCGGCCGGCGCACAGGATG GAAACGGCTGTGGCCACACACTGCTGACACCCCACAGTGGCACCCTGAGCTCCAAGAATTACCCGGGCACATATCCCAACCACACCATGTGTTGCTGGCGGCTCCAAGCCCCCCCAGGTACCTCCCTACTCCTGGCATTCGGAGATGTGGATCTGGAGCCCTCAGAGCACTGTGCCCACAGCTCCTTGCTGCTCACTGACCCCCAGACTGGCACTGTTTACG GGCCCTACTGCAGGAACTCCATCCCTTCTGCCCCACTCCTGATGACAAACTCCAGCACTGTGACCGTCCTGTTCAACAGCACCAGCCACCGCTCAGGACGAGGCTTCCTTGTGTCCTATGCCACCTCACAGCACCCAG ACCTGATCTCCTGCCTGGTTCGAGGCACCCACTACACCCAGGAGCACATCAG TGTGTACTGCCCTGCGGGCTGCAAGGACAtccatggggacatctggggCAACCCGAACCAGGGCTACCGGGAC ACATCAGTGCTGTGCAAGGCAGCTGTGCATGCTGGGGTGATTGCGGATGAACTGGGCGGGCAGGTCACCCTGTCCCGGGAGAAGGGGATCACGCTCTATGAGTCAGCCTTTGCCAACGGGCTCCGCTCCAAAAG GGGATCTCTCTCCGAGAAGCGACTTGTATTCCacaaag CTTGTGATGATGTGCTGGATGTGGTCACCTTCAATGCCTCGTCCTGGTGGCATGAGGTGGACGTCCTGGGCCAGGACCGAGCCTGGGTGGCCAAACAGGCAGCACTTAGCACCACTGGCCACTCCTGGGCAGCTGAACCTGGTGCCGAGGCTGCCTGGCTGGAGCTGGACCTGGGCACCCGAAGGAATGTCACAG GCATCATCACAAAGGGCTCCTCTGAGCAGCATGACTACTATGTGACATCCTACCGTGTCTCCTCTAGCCGCGACGGGAAGAATTGGAGACCCTACAGAGGCAGCAGGGGTCAGgaggacaag GTGTTTGAAGGAAATGCTGACAGCCAGGGGGAGGTCTCTAATGTCTTTATCCCCCCCATCATTGCCCGCTACATCCGTATCACACCACACAGCTGGCACCAACGTGTGGCCCTGAAGGTGGCCCTGGTGGGCTGCCAGCTGGCACGGGTCCGCGTGCCCCATCCCTACG tgcccagtgtccccaaggAGGTGCTTGAACCCACCAGCCACCCAGCCAGCCACACCCCCATCCCTGGCATCACCCTGGATCCAGAAAAGGCAG gCTCCACACTGCTGGTGATGCTGCTTATTGGTGGCTTTGtgttcctctgctcctgcctcctgctcctggcTTTCCTCTGCCACAGGAAGAG GAAATCAGCAGTGGAGCTGAACTGCGGGATCACAAAAG ggtaCCCCATGCTGGAGTCCAGCCAggtctgctccctgcagagcctgccAGCCCCCAGTCTGGTGTCCTTCACCATGGCCCCCACACCAGGGGACCTCAGCTGGACCCATTCGCCAG GGTACACTGAACCAGACCTAGTGCAGGTGAGCCCCAGCAGCCAGACAGGTCCCTCCACCTTCAAGCCACTCCTGGAAGAGGGCTACACTCTACCACTGGTCCTGAACCACTATGACATCCCAGGGAAGCACCATGAGTATGCAGAGCCACTGCCGCCAGAGCCCGAGTACGCCATGCCATTCAGTGAGCTGGAGCCCACTGGGATGCGCCACAGCACTTGTATCATCGCAGGACCTGCTGGGTGCTCCCCGGTGCCGTACCAgacccctgccctgcagcccggggagctgctggctggggtggaGCGGACTGGCAGCCCCTCCTCTGAGGGGTCCTGTGGGTTGCCTAGGCACTGTCCCCTCGCACATGTGTACCACGAAGCTTTGTGA
- the GMEB1 gene encoding glucocorticoid modulatory element-binding protein 1 isoform X1 — protein MANAEVSVPVGDVVVVPSDGNEGENPEDTKTQVILQLQPVQQGIYQEGSEASAAVVAVETHTIHKLEEGIDPSTLETSEEIEIAYPITCGESKAILLWKKFVCPGINVKCVKFNDQLISPKHFVHLAGKSTLKDWKRAIRLGGIMLRKMMDSGQIDFYQHDKVCTNTCRSTKFDLLISSARAPVPGQQSVVQTPTSADGSITQIALSEESMEEGIEWNSALTAAVTMATEEGMKKDMDEISEDTLMFWKGIADVGLMEEVVCNIQKEIEEVLRGVQQRLGQAPFQMTDAAVLNNVAHTFGLMDTVKKVLDNRKNQTEQGEEQFLYTLADLERQLEEQKKLAKDQKAKSQTIQNVVLMPMSTPKPPKRPRLQRPASATILSPSTPIQQPQFTVISPITIAPVGQQFSVGNIPVATLSQGSSPVTVHTLPSGSQLFRYATVVSSSKTSSSDTVTLHPSSSLALLSSAAMQDTGALANVATMVNPVELVAMESGITSTIQAVESTSDDGQTIIEIDPAPDPEADTDESEGKAVILETELRTEEKVVGDVEDHQHQVHNVEIVVLED, from the exons ATGGCGAATGCCGAGGTGAGCGTCCCTGTGGGTGATGTGGTGGTTGTACCAAGTGATGGCAATGAAGGGGAGAACCCGGAGGATACCAAAACCCAAGTGATCTTGCAGCTCCAGCCAGTGCAGCAAGG GATTTACCAAGAGGGCTCCGAGGCCAGCGCCGCTGTGGTGGCCGTGGAAACCCACACCATCCACAAGCTGGAAGAAGGGATTG ACCCCAGCACCCTTGAAACGAGTGAGGAAATTGAGATCGCCTATCCCATCACCTGTGGGGAGAGCAAAGCCATCCTTCTCTGGAAGAAGTTTGTCTGTCCAGGAATTAATGTCAAGTGTGTGAAG TTCAATGACCAACTGATTAGCCCAAAGCACTTTGTTCACCTGGCTGGGAAGTCTACCCTGAAGGATTGGAAGAGAGCCATTCGTCTCGGAGGAATCATGCTAAG GAAAATGATGGATTCTGGGCAGATTGACTTCTACCAGCATGACAAAGTTTGTACCAACACCTGTCGAAGCACCAAGTTTGATCTCCTGATCAGTAGTGCCAGAGCaccagtgccagggcagcagagcgTGGTGCAGACTCCAACCTCAGCTGATG GGAGCATCACCCAGATTGCGCTGTCAGAGGAGAGTATGGAGGAGGGGATAGAGTGGAACTCGGCTCTGacagctgctgtcaccatggCCACTGAGGAAGGCATGAAAAAGGACATGGATGAGATTTCAG AGGACACGCTGATGTTCTGGAAAGGAATAGCTGATGTGGGGCTGATGGAAGAGGTAGTGTGCAACATCCAAAAGGAAATAGAAGAAGTCCTAAGAGGTGTGCAGCAGCGGTTGGGTCAGGCTCCCTTCCAGATGACAG ATGCTGCAGTCCTGAACAATGTCGCCCATACATTTGGCTTAATGGACACAGTCAAGAAGGTACTGGACAACAGGAAAAACCAGACAGAGCAAGGAGAGGAACAGTTTCTTTACACACTGGCAG ACCTGGAGCGGCAGCTGGAAGAACAGAAGAAACTTGCCAAGGACCAGAAGGCCAAGTCCCAAACTATCCAGAATGTGGTGCTGATGCCTATGAGCACTCCCAAGCCTCCCAAGAGACCCCGTCTGCAGCGCCCAGCCTCCGCTACCATCCTTAGCCCCTCCACCCCAATCCAGCAGCCTCAGTTCACTGTCATCTCCCCCATCACCATCGCACCCGTTGGACAACAGTTCTCAGTGGGCAACATCCCAGTGGCAACCCTCAGCcaaggctccagcccagtgacTGTTCATACCTTGCCATCTGGCTCCCAGCTCTTCCGATATGCCACCGTGGTTTCATCCTCCAAGACCAGTTCCTCGGACACCGTTACCCTGCACCCGtcctccagcctggcactgctgagctcaGCAGCCATGCAGGACACTGGGGCCCTGGCGAATGTGGCAACCATGGTCAACCCTGTGGAACTGGTGGCCATGGAGTCTGGCATCACTTCCACCATCCAAGCTGTGGAAAGCACCTCGGACGATGGGCAGACCATCATAGAGATCGACCCGGCGCCAGATCCTGAGGCAGACACAGATGAATCAGAGGGCAAAGCTGTGATCCTGGAGACAGAGCTGAGGACTGAGGAGAAAGTGGTGGGagatgtggaagaccatcagcACCAGGTCCATAATGTGGAGATTGTGGTCTTGGAAGACTAA
- the GMEB1 gene encoding glucocorticoid modulatory element-binding protein 1 isoform X2: MNDPSTLETSEEIEIAYPITCGESKAILLWKKFVCPGINVKCVKFNDQLISPKHFVHLAGKSTLKDWKRAIRLGGIMLRKMMDSGQIDFYQHDKVCTNTCRSTKFDLLISSARAPVPGQQSVVQTPTSADGSITQIALSEESMEEGIEWNSALTAAVTMATEEGMKKDMDEISEDTLMFWKGIADVGLMEEVVCNIQKEIEEVLRGVQQRLGQAPFQMTDAAVLNNVAHTFGLMDTVKKVLDNRKNQTEQGEEQFLYTLADLERQLEEQKKLAKDQKAKSQTIQNVVLMPMSTPKPPKRPRLQRPASATILSPSTPIQQPQFTVISPITIAPVGQQFSVGNIPVATLSQGSSPVTVHTLPSGSQLFRYATVVSSSKTSSSDTVTLHPSSSLALLSSAAMQDTGALANVATMVNPVELVAMESGITSTIQAVESTSDDGQTIIEIDPAPDPEADTDESEGKAVILETELRTEEKVVGDVEDHQHQVHNVEIVVLED, translated from the exons ATGAATG ACCCCAGCACCCTTGAAACGAGTGAGGAAATTGAGATCGCCTATCCCATCACCTGTGGGGAGAGCAAAGCCATCCTTCTCTGGAAGAAGTTTGTCTGTCCAGGAATTAATGTCAAGTGTGTGAAG TTCAATGACCAACTGATTAGCCCAAAGCACTTTGTTCACCTGGCTGGGAAGTCTACCCTGAAGGATTGGAAGAGAGCCATTCGTCTCGGAGGAATCATGCTAAG GAAAATGATGGATTCTGGGCAGATTGACTTCTACCAGCATGACAAAGTTTGTACCAACACCTGTCGAAGCACCAAGTTTGATCTCCTGATCAGTAGTGCCAGAGCaccagtgccagggcagcagagcgTGGTGCAGACTCCAACCTCAGCTGATG GGAGCATCACCCAGATTGCGCTGTCAGAGGAGAGTATGGAGGAGGGGATAGAGTGGAACTCGGCTCTGacagctgctgtcaccatggCCACTGAGGAAGGCATGAAAAAGGACATGGATGAGATTTCAG AGGACACGCTGATGTTCTGGAAAGGAATAGCTGATGTGGGGCTGATGGAAGAGGTAGTGTGCAACATCCAAAAGGAAATAGAAGAAGTCCTAAGAGGTGTGCAGCAGCGGTTGGGTCAGGCTCCCTTCCAGATGACAG ATGCTGCAGTCCTGAACAATGTCGCCCATACATTTGGCTTAATGGACACAGTCAAGAAGGTACTGGACAACAGGAAAAACCAGACAGAGCAAGGAGAGGAACAGTTTCTTTACACACTGGCAG ACCTGGAGCGGCAGCTGGAAGAACAGAAGAAACTTGCCAAGGACCAGAAGGCCAAGTCCCAAACTATCCAGAATGTGGTGCTGATGCCTATGAGCACTCCCAAGCCTCCCAAGAGACCCCGTCTGCAGCGCCCAGCCTCCGCTACCATCCTTAGCCCCTCCACCCCAATCCAGCAGCCTCAGTTCACTGTCATCTCCCCCATCACCATCGCACCCGTTGGACAACAGTTCTCAGTGGGCAACATCCCAGTGGCAACCCTCAGCcaaggctccagcccagtgacTGTTCATACCTTGCCATCTGGCTCCCAGCTCTTCCGATATGCCACCGTGGTTTCATCCTCCAAGACCAGTTCCTCGGACACCGTTACCCTGCACCCGtcctccagcctggcactgctgagctcaGCAGCCATGCAGGACACTGGGGCCCTGGCGAATGTGGCAACCATGGTCAACCCTGTGGAACTGGTGGCCATGGAGTCTGGCATCACTTCCACCATCCAAGCTGTGGAAAGCACCTCGGACGATGGGCAGACCATCATAGAGATCGACCCGGCGCCAGATCCTGAGGCAGACACAGATGAATCAGAGGGCAAAGCTGTGATCCTGGAGACAGAGCTGAGGACTGAGGAGAAAGTGGTGGGagatgtggaagaccatcagcACCAGGTCCATAATGTGGAGATTGTGGTCTTGGAAGACTAA